The Haloplanus sp. CK5-1 genome contains a region encoding:
- a CDS encoding proline iminopeptidase-family hydrolase — MTTYPDYFATHEHTEGYFDVDDYELYYRKFGDGDDVLVGVHGGPGMPHDYLAPLVRHAGDDLTVYLYDQFGVGRSDTPAPGDFDRYTVEHYRDELDAVRRAIDPDGSFAVYGQSWGGMLAQEYALEYGDTLDALILANTLADTRTAYESMRGVLDELPEADRDTIEDCERRRAYDAPEYEAALNGAYREHVCRTEEYPAPVQSTFERISLDVYGLMWGPNEYVLLDTARLRNWDVRDRLSEVGTSTLVLSGEHDEIDPSIARDIADRLPDAELHVFEGGSHMPFWETPDAHYDVVESFLADALER; from the coding sequence ATGACGACGTACCCAGACTACTTCGCGACCCACGAACACACCGAGGGCTACTTCGACGTCGACGACTACGAACTGTACTACCGGAAGTTCGGCGACGGCGACGACGTTCTCGTGGGCGTCCACGGCGGCCCCGGCATGCCCCACGACTACCTCGCTCCCCTCGTCCGACACGCCGGCGACGACCTGACCGTCTACCTCTACGACCAGTTCGGGGTCGGCCGGTCCGACACGCCCGCACCCGGCGACTTCGACCGCTACACGGTCGAACACTACCGCGACGAACTCGACGCGGTCCGTCGGGCGATCGACCCCGACGGCTCGTTCGCCGTCTACGGCCAGTCGTGGGGGGGAATGCTCGCTCAGGAGTACGCCCTCGAGTACGGCGACACCCTCGACGCCCTGATCCTCGCGAACACCCTGGCCGACACCCGGACCGCCTACGAGTCGATGCGAGGCGTCCTCGACGAACTCCCGGAGGCCGACCGGGACACCATCGAGGACTGCGAGCGCAGACGGGCGTACGACGCCCCGGAGTACGAGGCCGCCCTCAACGGTGCCTACCGCGAGCACGTCTGCCGGACCGAGGAGTACCCCGCTCCGGTCCAGTCGACGTTCGAACGGATCAGCCTCGACGTGTACGGTCTCATGTGGGGCCCCAACGAGTACGTCCTCCTCGACACGGCCCGCCTCCGAAACTGGGACGTCCGTGACCGACTGAGCGAGGTCGGGACGTCGACGCTCGTCCTCTCGGGCGAACACGACGAGATCGACCCCTCGATCGCCCGCGACATCGCTGACCGCCTCCCCGACGCCGAACTCCACGTCTTCGAGGGGGGGAGCCACATGCCCTTCTGGGAGACCCCCGACGCCCACTACGACGTCGTCGAGTCGTTCCTCGCGGACGCGCTGGAGCGATAA
- a CDS encoding NAD+ synthase produces the protein MSHESVVLEESAPLDLRLSEAELEATRDHLVAFVEDIVDDAGAEGAVLGLSGGIDSTLTAHLAVEALGADGVHGLVMPSEVNTADNMSDAERVARDLGIEYDVIDIGAIYDAFVEAFPGDTSDRIETDPLRTAAGNVRVRIRAVLNYFVANAEDRVVLGTGNRSEALTGYFTKYGDGAVDCHPIGNLYKQQVRQLAAHVGIDEDLVTKTPSAEMWTGQTDEEEMGLDYDTLDAILALHVDGPLSRAATIRQLDVSADEVERVVDLYERSAHKRSVPPTPESLYL, from the coding sequence ATGAGTCACGAATCCGTCGTTCTGGAGGAGTCGGCCCCGCTCGACCTCCGTCTCTCGGAGGCGGAACTGGAGGCGACTCGCGACCACCTCGTCGCGTTCGTCGAGGATATCGTCGACGATGCGGGGGCCGAGGGTGCCGTCCTCGGCCTCTCCGGTGGCATCGACAGCACGCTCACCGCCCACCTCGCGGTCGAAGCACTCGGAGCCGACGGCGTCCACGGCCTCGTGATGCCGAGCGAGGTGAACACGGCGGACAACATGAGCGACGCCGAACGTGTGGCCCGCGACCTCGGCATCGAGTACGACGTGATCGATATCGGGGCGATCTACGACGCCTTCGTCGAGGCGTTCCCCGGCGACACGAGCGACCGCATCGAGACCGATCCGCTCCGGACCGCCGCGGGCAACGTCCGGGTCCGGATCCGGGCCGTCCTCAACTACTTCGTCGCCAACGCCGAGGATCGGGTCGTCCTCGGGACGGGCAACCGGAGCGAGGCGCTCACGGGCTATTTCACGAAGTACGGCGATGGAGCCGTCGACTGCCACCCGATCGGCAACCTCTACAAACAGCAGGTGCGACAGCTCGCCGCCCACGTCGGCATCGACGAGGACCTCGTGACCAAGACGCCGTCGGCGGAGATGTGGACGGGGCAGACCGACGAGGAGGAGATGGGACTGGACTACGACACGCTCGACGCCATCCTCGCGCTCCACGTCGATGGCCCACTCTCGCGGGCGGCGACGATCCGCCAGTTGGACGTGAGCGCCGACGAGGTCGAGCGCGTGGTCGACCTGTACGAGCGGAGCGCACACAAGCGGTCGGTGCCGCCGACGCCCGAGTCCCTCTACCTGTAG
- a CDS encoding site-2 protease family protein has protein sequence MNTLLWVLVGVLVYSLVAKALQIRGYLPDAVRLQGPIATIHTRRGRALLTRLAEPKRFWRAYSNIGVGVALVIMAGMFVLLLVQALAILRNPPSPSAVNQPQNFLVVPGVNDFLPLAVAPEIVFGLLIGLVVHEGGHGLLCRVEDIDIESMGVVLLAFVPLGAFVEPDEESQREANRGARTRMFAAGVTNNFVLTAVAFALLFGPVVGAIGVAPGVAVDGAYEGSPASTAGIEHGDRITAVAGTEVRTERDLDDALLAAEDRTVEVEVDGERTVRVERSLAVVGSVGGNPANLSVEGGDDPIRVTAVNGTAVNTRGEFRDATANRTFARIETSEGDRVVPVGAYVTRVADGGPLANASAPTNGSLIVTGIGGQRVTSSADLSRVLDDYGPGDRVEVDAHVDGESETYDVVLGENPRDGNGFLGVDIFPGTSGLLVTDFGIREYPAGTYLELLGGSGGGDAASPLSGLTDSPFTLVYVALVLPLASLVLGIPNFPGFTPSVTEFYVVEGTLAPLGDGVFILANVLFWAAWVNLQLGLFNCIPGYPLDGGRILRMCAEAVVSRLPVGDGERLVRTITTGIGLTMLASLLLMIFGPQLLS, from the coding sequence ATGAACACGCTGCTGTGGGTCCTCGTCGGCGTTCTCGTCTACTCCCTCGTCGCGAAGGCGCTCCAGATCCGCGGCTACCTCCCGGACGCCGTGCGCCTTCAGGGGCCGATAGCGACGATCCACACCCGGCGCGGGCGGGCGCTGCTCACCCGCCTCGCGGAGCCGAAACGGTTCTGGCGGGCGTACAGCAACATCGGCGTCGGCGTCGCCCTGGTCATCATGGCCGGCATGTTCGTCCTCCTGTTGGTTCAGGCGCTGGCGATCCTCCGGAACCCGCCGTCGCCCTCGGCCGTCAACCAACCCCAGAACTTCCTGGTCGTCCCCGGCGTCAACGACTTCCTCCCACTCGCCGTCGCGCCGGAGATCGTCTTCGGCCTCCTGATCGGGCTGGTGGTCCACGAGGGGGGCCACGGCCTGCTCTGCCGGGTCGAGGACATCGACATCGAGTCCATGGGTGTCGTCCTCCTGGCGTTCGTCCCGCTGGGGGCGTTCGTCGAACCCGACGAGGAGAGCCAGAGAGAGGCCAACCGCGGCGCGCGAACCCGGATGTTCGCGGCCGGCGTCACCAACAACTTCGTCCTGACGGCCGTGGCCTTTGCCCTCCTCTTCGGGCCCGTGGTCGGCGCCATCGGCGTCGCGCCCGGCGTCGCCGTCGACGGAGCCTACGAAGGGTCACCCGCGTCGACGGCGGGGATCGAACACGGCGACCGCATCACGGCCGTCGCCGGAACGGAGGTGCGGACGGAGCGTGACCTCGACGACGCCTTGCTCGCGGCCGAGGATCGGACCGTCGAGGTCGAGGTCGACGGCGAGCGGACGGTTCGGGTCGAGCGGTCGCTGGCGGTCGTCGGGAGCGTCGGCGGCAACCCCGCGAACCTCTCGGTCGAGGGCGGCGACGACCCGATCCGCGTCACCGCGGTCAACGGGACTGCCGTGAACACCCGCGGCGAGTTCCGGGACGCGACCGCGAACCGCACGTTCGCGCGGATCGAGACGAGCGAGGGCGACCGGGTCGTCCCCGTCGGGGCGTACGTCACGCGCGTCGCCGACGGCGGGCCGCTGGCCAACGCCAGCGCGCCGACGAACGGGAGCCTGATAGTCACCGGTATCGGCGGCCAGCGGGTCACCTCCTCGGCCGACCTGTCCCGAGTCTTGGACGACTACGGCCCGGGTGACCGGGTCGAGGTCGACGCCCACGTCGACGGCGAGTCGGAGACGTACGACGTGGTCCTCGGCGAGAACCCGCGGGACGGCAACGGTTTCCTCGGCGTCGACATCTTCCCCGGGACGAGCGGCCTCCTCGTCACCGACTTCGGCATCCGGGAGTACCCGGCCGGCACTTACCTCGAACTGCTCGGCGGGTCTGGCGGGGGGGACGCCGCCTCGCCGCTGTCCGGGCTGACGGACTCGCCGTTCACCCTCGTCTACGTCGCGCTCGTGTTGCCGCTGGCCTCGCTGGTGCTCGGCATCCCGAACTTCCCCGGCTTCACCCCGTCGGTGACGGAGTTCTACGTCGTCGAAGGGACGCTCGCTCCCCTCGGTGATGGCGTGTTCATCCTCGCGAACGTCCTCTTCTGGGCCGCGTGGGTGAACCTCCAACTCGGCCTGTTCAACTGCATCCCAGGCTACCCGCTCGACGGGGGGCGTATCCTCCGGATGTGTGCCGAGGCGGTGGTGTCGCGGCTCCCGGTCGGCGACGGCGAGCGACTGGTTCGGACGATCACCACGGGCATCGGCCTGACGATGCTCGCGTCGCTGCTCCTGATGATCTTCGGACCGCAGTTGCTGTCGTGA
- a CDS encoding heme-binding protein codes for MREPPQTDEGWYVLHDFRRIDWASWRDAPERERDAAIEEGIDYFERHEAVADADDGASAVFSTLGHKADLMIVHLRPTLDALSTAERRFDRTALGAFTEQSTSYVSVTEVSGYVSDAYFADDEEEVDTGLRRYIEGKLEPDVPSDTYASFYPMSRKRGEQDNWYDLPFERRREMMEEHGEHGREFGGRVKQIVASSVGLDDWEWGVTLFADDPTDLKDIVYEMRYDEASARYSEFGPFYVGRRFPPEDLPAFLAGETVPAEAADDDGHGHAHGESGSHHGGDHAHGDDGGHHGGDHAHGDDGGHHGGDHTHGDDGGDEEDDIRGELEDLDIYAGKPHGEDVYATVLYSEADADGLFEEVDGLRSNFDHYDTHVKTAVYDALDRDRRAVVSIWDTASAADTAAGFLSELPDIVNRAGEESGFGTMGMFYTVKPDHQEDFVEKFETVGGLLADMEGHGETDLMINVEDENDMFIASQWRSQEDAMGFFRSDEFADTVSWGRDVLADRPRHVFLA; via the coding sequence ATGCGCGAGCCACCCCAGACGGACGAAGGCTGGTACGTACTGCACGACTTCCGTCGGATCGACTGGGCGTCGTGGCGCGACGCCCCCGAACGGGAGCGGGACGCAGCGATCGAGGAGGGTATCGACTACTTCGAGCGCCACGAGGCGGTCGCCGACGCCGACGACGGCGCCTCGGCCGTGTTCTCGACCCTCGGCCACAAGGCCGACCTGATGATCGTCCACCTGCGGCCGACGCTCGACGCCCTCTCGACGGCCGAACGCCGGTTCGACCGCACGGCGCTCGGTGCGTTCACCGAGCAGTCCACCTCCTACGTCTCCGTCACCGAGGTGAGCGGCTACGTCTCCGACGCCTACTTCGCCGACGACGAGGAGGAAGTCGACACGGGGCTGCGGCGGTACATCGAGGGGAAACTCGAACCCGACGTGCCGTCGGACACGTACGCGAGTTTCTACCCGATGAGTCGCAAACGGGGCGAACAGGACAACTGGTACGACCTGCCCTTCGAGCGCCGCCGAGAGATGATGGAGGAACACGGCGAACACGGCCGCGAGTTCGGCGGTCGGGTGAAACAGATCGTCGCCTCCTCGGTCGGCCTCGACGACTGGGAGTGGGGCGTCACCCTCTTCGCCGACGACCCGACCGACCTGAAAGATATCGTCTACGAGATGCGCTACGACGAGGCCAGCGCCCGCTACAGCGAGTTCGGCCCCTTCTACGTGGGCCGCCGGTTCCCGCCCGAGGACCTGCCCGCGTTCCTTGCGGGCGAGACGGTCCCGGCCGAGGCGGCCGACGACGACGGTCACGGCCACGCCCACGGCGAGAGTGGTAGCCACCACGGCGGCGACCACGCTCACGGCGACGATGGCGGTCACCACGGCGGCGACCACGCTCACGGCGACGATGGCGGTCACCACGGCGGCGACCACACTCACGGCGACGATGGCGGGGACGAGGAGGACGACATCCGCGGCGAACTCGAAGACCTAGACATCTACGCCGGCAAGCCCCACGGCGAGGACGTGTACGCGACGGTGCTCTACTCCGAGGCCGACGCCGACGGGTTGTTCGAGGAGGTCGACGGTCTCCGATCGAACTTCGACCACTACGACACGCACGTCAAGACCGCAGTGTACGACGCCCTCGACCGGGACCGGCGGGCGGTCGTGAGCATCTGGGACACCGCGAGCGCGGCGGACACCGCCGCGGGCTTCCTCTCGGAACTCCCGGACATCGTCAACAGGGCCGGCGAGGAGTCCGGCTTCGGGACGATGGGGATGTTCTACACGGTCAAGCCCGACCACCAGGAGGACTTCGTCGAGAAGTTCGAGACGGTCGGTGGACTGCTCGCGGACATGGAGGGTCACGGCGAGACGGACCTGATGATCAACGTCGAGGACGAGAACGACATGTTCATCGCCAGCCAGTGGCGCTCCCAGGAGGACGCCATGGGCTTTTTCCGCTCCGACGAGTTCGCCGACACCGTCTCGTGGGGGCGTGACGTGCTCGCCGACCGGCCGCGACACGTCTTCCTGGCGTAG
- a CDS encoding PQQ-dependent sugar dehydrogenase, whose protein sequence is MDRRRYLATIGAAAVGGCAGRPPDGWGTSDDPTAVSSTDGDDGTGEAAATATDGDVLAETLATGLEIPWGAAYRDGTLYLTERPGRIVRLDGGAVDPVVDAVSGVEHVGEGGLLGLAFHPEEPYAYTHQTYDDGDGNTANRLVRHDLDDGWAGEPILSGIPGAPIHDGGRLLAHDGALYVTCGDAAVEANGQDPDVLAGSVLRVTFDGDPHPDNPFDSPVFSYGHRNPQGLVVREDELYSTEHGPQVGDEINVLRAGENYGWPAVTGPSDDDRFTDPVASYTPTIAPASAAVYDGPIEAWRGDLLFGTLAAEHLHRVRLDGDAAAPEVLEEERRFEGEFGRIRTVFTGPEGHLHAVTSNRDGRGAPVEGDDRVVRFVPA, encoded by the coding sequence ATGGATCGACGACGCTATCTGGCGACCATCGGCGCGGCGGCGGTCGGGGGGTGTGCCGGTCGGCCGCCGGACGGGTGGGGCACGTCCGACGACCCGACCGCCGTATCGTCGACCGACGGCGACGACGGGACGGGCGAAGCCGCCGCCACGGCCACCGACGGCGACGTTCTCGCCGAGACGCTCGCCACTGGACTGGAGATTCCGTGGGGCGCGGCCTACCGCGACGGGACGCTGTATCTCACCGAGCGACCGGGACGGATCGTCCGCCTCGACGGTGGGGCTGTCGATCCCGTCGTCGACGCGGTGTCGGGTGTCGAACACGTCGGCGAGGGCGGCTTGCTCGGGCTCGCCTTCCACCCCGAGGAGCCGTACGCGTACACACACCAGACCTACGATGACGGGGACGGGAACACGGCGAACCGCCTCGTGCGTCACGATCTCGACGACGGCTGGGCGGGCGAACCCATCCTCTCGGGGATCCCCGGCGCACCGATCCACGACGGCGGGCGACTGCTCGCTCACGACGGCGCGCTCTACGTGACCTGTGGCGACGCGGCGGTCGAGGCGAACGGTCAGGATCCCGACGTCCTCGCCGGGTCGGTGCTCCGGGTGACGTTCGACGGCGACCCCCACCCGGACAACCCGTTCGACTCGCCGGTGTTCAGTTACGGCCACCGAAACCCGCAGGGACTCGTCGTCCGGGAGGATGAACTGTACAGCACGGAACACGGCCCGCAGGTCGGCGACGAGATCAACGTCCTGCGGGCGGGGGAGAACTACGGGTGGCCCGCGGTGACCGGTCCGAGCGACGACGACCGCTTCACGGATCCGGTCGCGAGTTACACGCCGACCATCGCGCCCGCGAGCGCCGCGGTGTACGACGGCCCAATCGAGGCCTGGCGGGGCGACCTCCTCTTCGGGACGCTCGCCGCCGAACACCTCCACCGCGTCCGGTTGGATGGCGACGCCGCCGCTCCCGAAGTACTCGAGGAGGAGCGCCGCTTCGAGGGCGAGTTCGGCCGGATTCGGACGGTCTTCACGGGGCCGGAGGGCCACCTCCACGCCGTAACGAGCAACCGCGACGGCCGGGGTGCGCCGGTGGAGGGCGACGACCGCGTCGTCCGGTTCGTCCCCGCCTGA
- a CDS encoding PQQ-binding-like beta-propeller repeat protein: MPSITRRHLLGGIAAAAGTYGTYRLHRGAASATFESWTPESGTWPLRRYDPEGTAHNPNASPPRRPPTANEIASVLDPGRRPRLDPVVGPDHVVVSGTGAAAYPRTGSEGSVPVGPAALAGFGPDGRLHTVRPAPEPAVVDHGADGLRERSRVPLGVEGGGSDPTAIVVGASEVYVGVANGTLQAVDRAGRDWDVDGSLPTLAEGRLYAADAPLAGTVAYSGRRGLDRRLEPGPERVWSAGPVDGFPHRPAVADGRLVIGSYAEDGGAVVALDADTGDRLWDPRDLGADVSTPAVVGDRGYVTVDHGDGSGHVVALDLSTGETRWGDAVEFGAFGPVVGGDTLVVAGERRGDGGGVVRAYDTETGDVLWTHGVDHGPGGLALVDERVFVTAGPSLYRLA; the protein is encoded by the coding sequence ATGCCCTCCATCACGCGCCGTCATCTCCTCGGTGGAATCGCCGCCGCTGCCGGCACGTACGGCACCTACCGCCTGCACCGCGGCGCAGCGAGCGCCACCTTCGAGTCGTGGACCCCGGAGTCGGGGACGTGGCCGCTCCGCCGGTACGACCCCGAGGGCACCGCCCACAACCCGAACGCATCGCCGCCGCGCCGGCCGCCGACTGCAAACGAAATCGCGTCCGTCCTGGATCCGGGACGACGGCCACGCCTCGACCCGGTCGTCGGGCCCGACCACGTCGTCGTCTCCGGGACGGGGGCCGCGGCGTACCCTCGCACCGGCAGCGAGGGGTCCGTCCCCGTCGGTCCGGCCGCCCTCGCCGGGTTCGGCCCGGACGGTCGCCTCCACACGGTTCGACCGGCCCCGGAGCCGGCGGTCGTCGACCACGGTGCCGACGGCCTGCGCGAACGCTCCCGCGTCCCACTGGGCGTCGAGGGCGGCGGGAGCGACCCGACGGCCATCGTCGTCGGTGCGAGCGAAGTGTACGTCGGCGTCGCGAACGGGACGCTCCAGGCCGTCGACAGGGCCGGACGAGACTGGGACGTCGACGGCTCGTTGCCCACCCTCGCGGAGGGACGGCTGTACGCCGCGGACGCGCCGCTCGCGGGGACGGTCGCCTACTCGGGGCGTCGGGGACTCGACCGCCGTCTCGAGCCCGGACCGGAGCGGGTCTGGAGCGCCGGGCCGGTCGACGGCTTCCCGCACCGGCCGGCGGTCGCCGACGGCCGACTCGTGATCGGGAGCTACGCGGAGGACGGTGGGGCGGTCGTCGCCCTCGACGCCGACACGGGCGACCGCCTGTGGGATCCTCGTGACCTCGGTGCCGACGTCTCCACGCCCGCCGTCGTCGGCGACCGCGGGTACGTGACGGTGGACCACGGCGACGGCTCGGGACACGTGGTCGCCCTCGACCTCTCGACGGGCGAGACCCGCTGGGGCGACGCGGTCGAGTTCGGTGCCTTCGGGCCGGTCGTCGGCGGCGACACGCTCGTCGTCGCCGGCGAGCGGCGAGGGGATGGAGGCGGCGTGGTCCGTGCGTACGACACCGAGACGGGGGACGTGCTCTGGACCCACGGCGTCGACCACGGACCCGGCGGTCTGGCGCTCGTCGACGAGCGGGTGTTCGTCACCGCCGGTCCGTCGCTGTACCGGCTCGCCTGA
- a CDS encoding acyltransferase, whose amino-acid sequence MTKRHVSLPAEATAGVGEFIDYVDERLSSEEDTCRVVQDVLVDLFGDREAYERWEDGESVSPAERVRLQGYDPCNATLESEYYAEKDEDLFQESKYLQWLWRQFDATPMADNVEFALQFRRMLANHLFEECGEGCRFFKGISFTYGHNISVGDNVVVHDDVHLDDRGRLTVGDRVSISDGVHVYSHDHDVVDQTEVRNYHTVIEDDARVTYDAMVSAGSKVGENTVVGARAVVQGDVPAHHVAVGMPAKSVRVKPGWEEVADPLDAGGENRREDRRIEYDLPDNLDVFDEFQRDRTPPNPN is encoded by the coding sequence ATGACGAAGCGACACGTCTCGCTCCCCGCCGAGGCCACCGCAGGCGTCGGGGAGTTCATCGACTACGTCGACGAGCGACTCTCCTCCGAGGAAGACACGTGCCGGGTCGTACAGGACGTGTTGGTCGACCTGTTCGGGGACCGCGAGGCGTACGAGCGGTGGGAGGACGGCGAGTCGGTGTCGCCCGCCGAACGGGTCCGGCTCCAGGGGTACGACCCCTGTAACGCCACGCTGGAGAGCGAGTACTACGCCGAGAAAGACGAAGACCTGTTCCAGGAGTCGAAGTACCTCCAGTGGCTGTGGCGGCAGTTCGACGCCACGCCAATGGCCGACAACGTCGAGTTCGCGCTCCAGTTCCGGCGGATGCTCGCGAACCACCTCTTCGAGGAGTGTGGCGAGGGCTGTCGCTTCTTCAAGGGAATCTCGTTCACGTACGGCCACAACATCTCCGTCGGCGACAACGTCGTCGTCCACGACGACGTCCACCTCGACGACCGCGGGCGACTCACCGTCGGGGACCGCGTCTCCATCTCCGACGGCGTCCACGTCTACAGCCACGACCACGACGTCGTCGATCAGACCGAGGTGCGGAACTACCACACGGTGATCGAGGACGACGCCCGTGTCACGTACGACGCGATGGTGAGCGCGGGGTCGAAGGTCGGCGAGAACACCGTCGTCGGCGCGCGGGCGGTAGTGCAGGGCGACGTGCCCGCTCACCACGTCGCCGTCGGGATGCCGGCGAAGAGCGTCCGCGTCAAGCCGGGGTGGGAAGAGGTCGCCGACCCCCTCGACGCCGGCGGGGAGAACCGCCGGGAGGACCGCCGCATCGAGTACGACCTCCCCGACAACCTCGACGTCTTCGACGAGTTCCAGCGGGATCGGACGCCCCCGAACCCGAACTAG
- a CDS encoding sodium/proline symporter translates to MVAASTVTFALYLVVVFGIGIFGYVATKTFEDFALGGRGMKDWVVGLSAQASDMSIWLLVGLPATAYAMGFSAVWIGIGVICGTAFNWFFLSKRMRRYSGLLGSMTVLDFLEERVRDDYGVIKLVGSVSLVLFYTISTSGEFIGSGKILNAVFGYDFFTGVLIGGALVLVYTLVGGFIAVSYTDVLQGVVMVVAVVLLPVIGFLGVGSVAGGLTELQGVSGAAPGVFGGSTGFMALVGFLAGTLGIGFGYPGQPHITVRYMSIDDHRNLRRASLIGMVWVIFATYGAIFLGWAAGAYVGAIENTDQVMPLLAQELLPGWLVGILMAGAIAGMMSTSDSKFLVATNAVSYNLYKRFVDPDASDRKTLWVSRAVMAVIVVGAIALAQPSGVVFTVILGGWAGIGASFGPLLIAALYWKRLNKWGAYAGMIVGMVTVAAWLFFDIGVVYELIPGFVFASIAIVVASLATGEPPETVKQEFEDATGASGLRVEDRDEVGTPSDD, encoded by the coding sequence ATGGTCGCCGCCTCGACGGTCACGTTCGCGCTGTATCTCGTCGTCGTGTTCGGTATCGGAATCTTCGGCTACGTCGCCACCAAGACGTTCGAGGACTTCGCGCTCGGCGGTCGCGGGATGAAAGACTGGGTCGTCGGCCTGAGCGCCCAAGCCTCCGACATGAGCATCTGGTTGCTCGTCGGCCTGCCGGCGACGGCCTACGCGATGGGGTTCTCCGCGGTCTGGATCGGGATCGGTGTCATCTGCGGGACGGCGTTCAACTGGTTCTTCCTGAGCAAGCGAATGCGCCGCTACAGCGGCCTCCTCGGGAGCATGACGGTCCTTGACTTCCTCGAAGAGCGCGTCCGTGACGACTACGGCGTCATCAAACTCGTCGGCTCGGTGTCGCTGGTGCTGTTCTACACCATCTCGACGTCCGGCGAGTTCATCGGATCGGGGAAGATACTGAACGCCGTCTTCGGCTACGACTTCTTCACCGGCGTCCTCATCGGCGGCGCACTCGTGTTGGTCTACACGCTCGTCGGTGGGTTCATCGCCGTCTCGTACACCGACGTCCTGCAGGGGGTCGTGATGGTCGTCGCGGTCGTTCTCCTGCCCGTGATCGGCTTCTTGGGCGTCGGGAGCGTCGCCGGCGGCCTGACCGAACTGCAGGGAGTGTCGGGCGCGGCCCCCGGCGTGTTCGGCGGCAGCACCGGATTCATGGCGCTGGTCGGCTTCCTCGCGGGGACGCTCGGCATCGGCTTTGGTTACCCGGGCCAGCCCCACATCACGGTCCGCTACATGAGTATCGACGACCACCGGAACCTCCGGCGGGCGTCGCTCATCGGGATGGTGTGGGTCATCTTCGCGACCTACGGTGCCATCTTCCTCGGCTGGGCGGCCGGGGCGTACGTCGGCGCCATCGAGAACACGGATCAGGTGATGCCGCTACTCGCCCAGGAACTGCTCCCGGGGTGGCTGGTCGGCATCCTCATGGCCGGCGCCATCGCCGGCATGATGTCGACGAGCGACTCGAAGTTCCTCGTCGCGACCAACGCCGTCTCCTACAACCTCTACAAGCGGTTCGTCGACCCGGACGCAAGCGACCGGAAGACACTCTGGGTGTCCCGCGCCGTCATGGCGGTCATCGTCGTCGGCGCGATCGCGCTGGCCCAACCCTCGGGCGTGGTGTTTACCGTGATCCTCGGGGGCTGGGCCGGGATCGGGGCGTCTTTCGGCCCGCTGCTCATCGCGGCGCTGTACTGGAAACGCCTCAACAAGTGGGGTGCGTACGCCGGGATGATCGTCGGGATGGTGACCGTCGCCGCCTGGCTGTTCTTCGACATCGGCGTCGTCTACGAACTCATCCCCGGATTCGTCTTCGCCAGCATCGCCATCGTCGTCGCGAGTCTGGCGACGGGTGAACCGCCGGAGACGGTCAAACAGGAGTTCGAGGACGCGACTGGGGCGAGCGGCCTCCGCGTCGAGGACCGCGACGAGGTGGGGACACCGAGCGACGACTGA
- a CDS encoding DUF7114 family protein has protein sequence MDNAVRARRAARDALADIEPERLGELLQDRIDDASMTPSVLTLMSADAFDVAVDVDSVARRGAGVQLIYEGLRLTRSLAHDEPWREGDDAAERADLAILAADVFVSRGFYILARTETAERAVGVVRSFGRDQTLRRESDADRSAIDRNLEADVLALAVAAGTTAAGVDPGDDLLAYAARLAREGDDDLPPAGSLTETTADRILTLAGNDAASPAADP, from the coding sequence ATGGACAACGCCGTGCGGGCCCGGCGTGCTGCCCGTGACGCGCTCGCCGATATCGAGCCCGAACGGCTCGGCGAGTTGCTTCAGGACCGGATCGACGACGCCTCGATGACCCCCAGCGTGCTCACACTGATGAGCGCCGACGCGTTCGACGTCGCAGTCGACGTCGACAGCGTGGCCAGACGCGGTGCCGGCGTCCAACTCATCTACGAGGGGCTGCGACTCACCCGATCACTCGCCCACGACGAACCCTGGAGGGAGGGCGACGACGCCGCGGAGCGGGCCGACCTCGCCATCCTCGCCGCCGACGTGTTCGTCTCCCGCGGGTTCTACATCCTCGCACGGACGGAAACGGCCGAACGCGCCGTCGGGGTGGTGCGGTCGTTCGGCCGGGACCAGACGCTCCGTCGGGAGAGCGATGCCGATCGCTCGGCGATCGACCGGAACCTCGAAGCCGACGTGTTGGCCCTCGCCGTCGCCGCCGGCACGACCGCCGCGGGCGTCGACCCCGGCGACGACCTCCTCGCGTACGCGGCGAGACTGGCCCGCGAGGGCGATGACGACCTGCCGCCGGCCGGGTCGCTCACCGAGACCACCGCCGACCGCATCCTCACGCTCGCCGGAAACGACGCCGCCTCGCCCGCCGCCGACCCGTAA